The Bacteroidota bacterium genome includes the window GTCCTCCTCTATCAAAGCCCTTATTCCGTTCATCGCATTGAACATGAAGTGGGGGTTCAACTGCGATTTCAAAGCCTTCAACTCAAAATCCTTCACGGCTGCTTCCCATATCAATCGCTCGATTTCAACTTTCTGGAAATTCTCGAAAAAATGAATCGCAAAATAGAGAATGGACCAAAGCAGCACTATTATCGAGAGATTGATCCAGTTTATCAAGATGTTGGGAAGTGTAAAAATGTCCCGGATTGTTTCCCCTGCAAGAAGAAATATTGCCGCTACCAACAGGAAAATGAGTATCGCCACCGTTATGGAACCAAGAAAAACTCTGGGGGCAAGAGCTCTTGGTTCAAGGTCCGCCCAGCCATATATCCTGATTATCTCTCTGTAGATATGTGTAAACAGAACTCCCGATATTGTCAGAGTCGGAATTATGAGATAAAGGAACCTGTCGGTGGATTCGGAAATATTTCCGTCAGCGCGGGCTGAAAGTACAATCAGCAGATTCAGGAGGGAGTAACCGCCCCATCCTGATAATTGGGAGACCCAATAAACTTTCTGTCGACTGTCCTGCAGGAAGTTTCTCATTTTCAGCCGTTTATTGATATGTAAAATGCTTAATCTGCTCCCCTTTTATTCCAAGATCCGTCATCGCTTCTATCCCGAGTTCCAAATGCAATGCAGCAAACTTTCTCGTAACTTCCTTGTCCGACTCTTCAGTCTTAATTCCCTCAGGCAACATCGGTGTATCCGAGACCAAAAGCAGGGCACCCCTTGGAATCTGGTTCACAAAACCAACCGTAAAAAGGGTGGCAGTCTCCATATCAATTGCAATGGCATTTATCTCCTGAAGATATTCCTTAAACTCTTCATCCCACTCCCAAAGCCTCCTGTTGGTGGTGTAGATAACGCCGGTTCTGTATTCCAGATCCCGTTCTACAATTTTCTGAGAAACAAATTTGTGAAGCTTAAAGGAAGGAAGTGCCGGCACCTCAGGAAGTGCATAATCATTGCTCGTTCCCTCTCCCCTGATTGCAGCAATCGGAAGAATAAAATGCCCCAGTTCAGTCGATCTTTTTAATCCTCCACACTTCCCCAAAAAGAGGACTCCGGAAGGTTCGACAGCACTTAGCAAATCCATCACAGTGGCTGCATTCGCCGAGCCGATACCAAAATTTATGATCGTCAACCCGTCGCTGTTTGTGGCGGTTTGCATCGGCTTTCCGATTCCCTCAATTTCACAATTAAACTTTTGTGCAAACGCCTCCACATAATTGTGAAAATTGGTCAGCAAAAAATATTTCCCAAACTTCTCAATCGGTGTGCCTGTGTACCTGGGAAGCCAGTTTTTCGCTATCTCTTTTTTAGTGATCATTTGGTTGAGAGCCGGATAAATTTAAAAAATCTAATTTAGCAAGTTAATATTTTTAAAGCAAACTTGCACCTGTGGTCTAT containing:
- a CDS encoding AMP nucleosidase, producing the protein MITKKEIAKNWLPRYTGTPIEKFGKYFLLTNFHNYVEAFAQKFNCEIEGIGKPMQTATNSDGLTIINFGIGSANAATVMDLLSAVEPSGVLFLGKCGGLKRSTELGHFILPIAAIRGEGTSNDYALPEVPALPSFKLHKFVSQKIVERDLEYRTGVIYTTNRRLWEWDEEFKEYLQEINAIAIDMETATLFTVGFVNQIPRGALLLVSDTPMLPEGIKTEESDKEVTRKFAALHLELGIEAMTDLGIKGEQIKHFTYQ
- a CDS encoding histidine kinase, whose translation is MRNFLQDSRQKVYWVSQLSGWGGYSLLNLLIVLSARADGNISESTDRFLYLIIPTLTISGVLFTHIYREIIRIYGWADLEPRALAPRVFLGSITVAILIFLLVAAIFLLAGETIRDIFTLPNILINWINLSIIVLLWSILYFAIHFFENFQKVEIERLIWEAAVKDFELKALKSQLNPHFMFNAMNGIRALIEEDPEKAKKSITQLSNIFRYSLNIERSETVPLEDEIRTVNDYLSLEQVRYEERLRFSIEVDPSVNFVEIPPMMVQTLVENGIKHGVSKLPKGGEVQIRAYKEKDDLVLIILNSGSLDDKLMADSKGFGLANTKNRLSILYGEKASFNISEQDGKVRAEIKIPTGGIENESYYR